A genomic region of Oncorhynchus mykiss isolate Arlee chromosome 2, USDA_OmykA_1.1, whole genome shotgun sequence contains the following coding sequences:
- the rpl27a gene encoding 60S ribosomal protein L27a: MPTKKTKTRKLRGHVSHGHGRIGKHRKHPGGRGNAGGMHHHRINFDKYHPGYFGKVGMRHYHLKRNTVHCPTVNLDKLWTLVSEQTRLNYAKKPEGPAPIIDAVRAGYFKVLGKGKLPKQPVIVKAKFFSRRAEEKIKAVGGACVLMA, translated from the exons ATG CCTACCAAGAAGACCAAGACCAGGAAGCTCCGTGGGCACGTCAGCCACGGACATGGTCGTATCG GCAAGCACAGGAAGCATCCTGGAGGTCGTGGTAACGCCGGTGGCATGCATCACCACAGAATTAACTTCGACAAATA CCACCCTGGGTACTTTGGTAAGGTGGGCATGAGACACTACCATCTCAAGAGGAACACCGTGCACTGCCCCACTGTCAACCTGGACAAACTGTGGACACTCGTGAGCGAGCAGACCAGGCTCAACTACGCCAAGAAGCCCGAAGGCCCTGCGCCCATCATTGATGCCGTGCGCGCT GGCTACTTCAAAGTGCTGGGCAAAGGCAAACTGCCCAAGCAGCCTGTGATCGTCAAGGCAAAGTTCTTCAGTCGACGGGCAGAGGAGAAGATCAAGGCAGTGGGAGGAGCCTGCGTGCTGATGGCATAA